The Helicobacter sp. 11S03491-1 genomic sequence AGATATGCTTAAAGGTAGTGCAAGTATTGCATCTCTAAGCATGTTAGGTACTCAACCCTTAGGGGCAGTGGGTGTATTTAAAAAAACTCAAATGATCCCTCATGCTACACATTTTGGTCCATTTATTGCCAAAGTTGAAGATGGCATATTAAAGGACATTATCCCTCAAAAAACTGATGCCAATCCTTCTATTATGGTTAAAGGCATGATTGATAGGGTATATTCAGATACACGAATAAAATACCCTTGTGTGAGAAAAAGCTACTTAGAAGGCAAGAAAAACAACAAAACCAAACGCGGCAAAGAAGAGTTTGTTCGTGTTAGCTGGGATGTTGCCCTTGATCTTGTTACTAAAAAGCTAAAAGAAATTCCACGAGAAAATATCTACAACGGAAGCTATGGCGGCTGGGGACATGTAGGGAGATTGCATAATTCCAATATCGTTGCAGGTAGATTTTTTAATACAACTTTGGGAGGAGCTGTAGGGACAGATGGTGAATATAGCAATGGAGCAGCCGGCAGAGTCAATCCTACAATTATGGGGGATATGGAAGTGTATTCACTCCAAACCACACATGAAGAAATGATTGCTAATTGCAAAGTCTATGTTATGTGGGGAACAGACTTATTTAAGTGCAATCGTATTGATTATGTGGTTCCTAACCATGTCAATGATACTTACTATCCTCAATACAAAAAAGCAGGGATCAAATTCATCTCTATTGATCCAATTTATACCGAGACAGCACAAATGTTTGGAGCTGATTGGATTAAAATCCGCCCTAATACAGACGTTGCATTGATGTTAAGCATGATGCATTATCTTTATACTTCAGGAAAATATGATAAAAATTTCATACAAAAATATACAGATGGATTTGATAAATTTCTACCTTATTTGCTAGGAAAATCCGGAGATAATATACCTAAAACTCCCGAATGGGCTGAAAAAATTACTGAAGTCCCGGCTTCTAAGATTAAAGAATTGGCAGATTTATTTGTTTCTACTCGAACTTTTTTGGCCGGCAACTGGGCAATGCAAAGAGCCCAACATGGAGAACAAGCTGACTGGGCACTCATTAGCCTTGCTAGCATGATTGGACAAATTGGACTTCCCGGAGGAGGGTTTGGATTTTCAATGCATTATGCCGGTGGTGGGCAAGCTAATTCGGGCTACCGCACTACTCCGGGTCTCTCACAAGGCAGAAATAGAGTAGAAAATTCCATCCCCGCTTCCAGAATCTCTGAAGCTATTCTTAATCCGGGCAAACAAATCAATTTTAAAGGCAAACAAATCAAATTCCCAAAGGTTGATATGGTCTATGTATGTGGCGCTTCATTGTTAGGACATCACCCTAATACTAATGAACTTATTTCTGCCCTAAGAAGTGTTGATACCGTGGTCGTTCATGAGCCTTGGTGGACTCCTCTGGCAAAAATGGCTGATATTGTCTTCCCATCAACTTGCACACTTGAAAGAGATGATATTACTTCAGGAGGCACTTATTCAAGAAATGTAATTTATGCAATGAAAAAAGTAATTGAACCTGTTTATGAATCAAAAGATGATTTTGAAATTTTCAGACTTTTGGCTTCCAGGCTCGGGGGAGAAAAATTTGAAAAACGCTACACCGGTGGTAAATCCTATCTGGAATGGATTAAAGGATTTTATGAAAAAAGTGATGGTCCTGCATTTAAAGATTTTGATAAATTTTGGCAAGATGGGTATGTAGAATTTGATATCCCAAATGATGCAAGAAAATATGTCCGTCATGCTGAATTTCGTGCCGATCCTATTGAAAATAAACTTGCAACCGAGAGTGGCAAAATTCAAATTTATTCACAAAAATTTGCTTCTTACAATCTCCCGGACTTCAAAGGCTATCCTACATGGTTTGAACCTGCTGAATGGCTAGGATCAAAAGAAACTAAAAAATATCCTTTCCATTTGGTTTCTCCTCACCCCAGATATCGCGTCCATTCTCAACTTGATAATACTTGGATAAGAGATATTTATAAAATACAAGGTCGCGAACCTGTTATGATAAATACTCAAGATGCTAAAAAACTTGGTATTAGACATGGAGAAGTTGTAGAAGTTTTTAATGCTAGAGGTAGGCTTCTCGCAGGTGCTTTTGTTACAGATAATATCCGAGAAGGCGTTCTTGCTATTCAAGAGGGAGCTTGGTATGATCCTGAAAATATCAAAGACAAAACACCAAGATGCAATGCCGGACATGTCAATGTTTTGACCTCTTCGCGTCCAACCAGTCAAATGGCACAAGCAACTTCTGTAAATACCGCACTTGTAAATATTAAAAAACTTGGTAAAGATGAAGTGATTACAGCTTACAAATCTATATCAGTCCCTGATATTGTAGGAGCATAATATGAAAAAAATTTTGATTTTCTTTTTTATAATTTTGGGTGCTTGGTTGCATGCACAGACTCTTTATGTGATGGATAATACAAACGTTTATGATAAAGACGGAAAAAACATTATAGGAACAATTGCCAGAGGGACACCCGGAGAAGAGATTGGCCAAGCAGGGGACAAAATAGTCATCAAAGTTAAAGGCTATCTAAAAAATAATGATAAAAAAACTCTTTATGGGACAAAAAATTTAGAACTTCCTTTTATCAAACTAAAAACCGCTGAAGTAACAACAGATACTCTAGAAGTTTCTCTTCCTAAAAAAGAGCTTAACAAAGATCAAGCAGAAGCTTGGGCGGATGCTGAATTCTTGTATTATGATACTTGTTCAATGTGTCATGCAGCGCATGCACCCAAGGAACACAATATGATGGAATGGGATGGTCTTTTCACGACAATGAGAGCATTTGCTATGCCTACAGATAAAGAAGCTGATATTATCATACAGTATCTCAAAGCGCATGCCACAGATGGTTATGCTACTGATGATGAATAATCAAATGAAATAATATGGAAGAGTTTCACTCTTCCATGCCAATTTTCAACCAAATATCTTGATAAACATAAGGCTTCTCTTTTAAATATTCTTCCTTGCTTATGATGGTTTTCATCCTTTCTATCCCAATTTCAACAGAAAGAATCACCTCATCTTTATTTTGAGTGATTGCGATGATTTTTCCAAAATATCCCTCTGCGATTTGATTATAAAAAATCTTTATCCAAGATACTTTAATTTCAGCACCCACCTTTTTCCCAATCAAAGAACTATTTTTCAATCTCAATATCTGTCCATCACCAAAATCATAAAATAATTCTCCCCTTTCATCGCGATGCCAATGACGAGAGAAAAATATACTTGCTATGGGATCAATCACCCTGCCAAAATGCAATTGGATCTCCCTGGAAATAATTTGACTGAGCCAACTTTTATCATGCGCAGCAATAACAATCGTTGATCCAAATTTTTGATGGGCATACTTAATGGCTTCATTCAATCGAGGCAACCCATCAGAATCCAAACTATTGGTAGGCTCATCTAAAAGCAATGTCTTTGGAGAAAAAATCAATCTTGAAGCAAGAGCAACACGTTGGGATTCTCCACTGCTAAGTTCATGATAGAACCGATTGATAAATTTACTTGGCTCCAGTCCTACTAATTCTAAGACTTCAAAAACCTCCCCTTGAGAATATTTCCTTCCTCTGACTTTAAGTCCAAATATTAAATTCTCCTTTACGCTGCGCTTCAAAAGTGTGGGTTCAGAAAACATTAAGGCAATTTCTCTTTTCAACCTTAAAGGAGGATTTAAAAAACCCTTATAAGCCACTCCCCCTTCGTTGGGATACTCTAAGTATGCCATTGCACGTAACAAAGTTGATTTTCCGGATCCGTTCCTCCCTGTGATACCCACAATTTCACCGGAATAAATTTCTAAGTTAGAGATACTAAGAACTTGTTTTTTATCATAATTTTTTTTAAGCATGTCAATTTTATAAACACTTTCGCGCATGCCCCTCATCTCCTCATGCCCTACTCTTTAAAAAATATAAAATTATGTTGATCAATAATGCCATCCCTACCAATAAAATTCCCAGTGCAATAGCAAGAGCAAATTCACCCTTGCTGGTTTCCAAAGAAATAGCCGTTGTGATTGTGCGAGTATGCCATTTGATATTTCCTCCTACCATCATCCCTACTCCTATTTCAGAAATCACGCGACTATAAGCCACAATAACACTTGCCAATAATATATATCGAAGTTCAAATATTGTGCTTGAAATCATCTGTAATGGTGTAAGCCCAAACGACTTAAGGGTAAGAGAAAGCTTTTTATCAATATTTTCAATTGCGCTGGCACTCAAAGAAATAATAATAGGCAAAGCAAGAACACTTTGCCCAATAATAATACCCGGAAGTGTATAAAGCAACCCATATTCTCCTAAAGGACCACGATAACTAATTAAGGCATAAATAATCAATCCTATCACAACTGTAGGCATTGCCAAGAGTGTATCAACACACAGCTTAAGAGGTTTTTTCATAAAAAAATCAAAATACCCCAGCATAAACCCAAGAGGCAATCCTATACTTAAAGCAATTACAACTGAAATGCTTGAAGTTTTGATAGTTACGAGCACTGCACTCATCGTTTCAGGATCCAGGTGAATAATAAGCTTTAATGCTTGTAAAAAACCTTCAGTGATAAAATCCAAGATTAAGCCTTTTAAAAGATATAAATTTGATATAATGTAAATCGATAGGATAAAATTCAATAACGCTAAAGGATTATACAATGTTTAGGCTAAAAAATAAATTACTCACAATACTCTTAATGGTCTTTATTGCAACTCTCTCTCTTGATGCCAAAGATCTCAAAATGGCAACCACCACAAGCACTGATAACACGGGGCTACTTGATGTGCTTGCCCCTATTTTCAAAAAAGATACAGGAATCGACCTCAAATGGGTGAGTGTAGGCACAGGCAATGCTCTTAAACTTGGTCAAAACTGTGATGTTGATGTTCTTTTGGTGCATTCTCCACAAGTAGAAAAACAATATATTGCTGCAGGTTATGGCATAGACAGAAAACCCGTAATGTATAATGATTTCATTGTTATTGGGGATCAAAAATATGCCAACCTATTTAAAAACAAAAATCTCAAACAAGCTTTTGACCTTATTCGTAAAGATAAAATCAAATTCATCTCCAGAGGCGATAAATCCGGCACCAATAATCGTGAGATACTCTTGTGGAAACAAACAGGAAGTATCCCCGATAAAGAAGAATGGTATATACAAAGCGGTCAAGGAATGCTGGCTACTATCAATATTGCAAACGAACAAGACGCTCTTACCCTCACAGATAGAGGGACTTATATTAAATATGTTTCTACCTTAAAAAATCA encodes the following:
- a CDS encoding molybdopterin guanine dinucleotide-containing S/N-oxide reductase yields the protein MPISRRDMLKGSASIASLSMLGTQPLGAVGVFKKTQMIPHATHFGPFIAKVEDGILKDIIPQKTDANPSIMVKGMIDRVYSDTRIKYPCVRKSYLEGKKNNKTKRGKEEFVRVSWDVALDLVTKKLKEIPRENIYNGSYGGWGHVGRLHNSNIVAGRFFNTTLGGAVGTDGEYSNGAAGRVNPTIMGDMEVYSLQTTHEEMIANCKVYVMWGTDLFKCNRIDYVVPNHVNDTYYPQYKKAGIKFISIDPIYTETAQMFGADWIKIRPNTDVALMLSMMHYLYTSGKYDKNFIQKYTDGFDKFLPYLLGKSGDNIPKTPEWAEKITEVPASKIKELADLFVSTRTFLAGNWAMQRAQHGEQADWALISLASMIGQIGLPGGGFGFSMHYAGGGQANSGYRTTPGLSQGRNRVENSIPASRISEAILNPGKQINFKGKQIKFPKVDMVYVCGASLLGHHPNTNELISALRSVDTVVVHEPWWTPLAKMADIVFPSTCTLERDDITSGGTYSRNVIYAMKKVIEPVYESKDDFEIFRLLASRLGGEKFEKRYTGGKSYLEWIKGFYEKSDGPAFKDFDKFWQDGYVEFDIPNDARKYVRHAEFRADPIENKLATESGKIQIYSQKFASYNLPDFKGYPTWFEPAEWLGSKETKKYPFHLVSPHPRYRVHSQLDNTWIRDIYKIQGREPVMINTQDAKKLGIRHGEVVEVFNARGRLLAGAFVTDNIREGVLAIQEGAWYDPENIKDKTPRCNAGHVNVLTSSRPTSQMAQATSVNTALVNIKKLGKDEVITAYKSISVPDIVGA
- a CDS encoding ABC transporter permease; this translates as MDFITEGFLQALKLIIHLDPETMSAVLVTIKTSSISVVIALSIGLPLGFMLGYFDFFMKKPLKLCVDTLLAMPTVVIGLIIYALISYRGPLGEYGLLYTLPGIIIGQSVLALPIIISLSASAIENIDKKLSLTLKSFGLTPLQMISSTIFELRYILLASVIVAYSRVISEIGVGMMVGGNIKWHTRTITTAISLETSKGEFALAIALGILLVGMALLINIILYFLKSRA
- the tupA gene encoding tungstate ABC transporter substrate-binding protein TupA yields the protein MVFIATLSLDAKDLKMATTTSTDNTGLLDVLAPIFKKDTGIDLKWVSVGTGNALKLGQNCDVDVLLVHSPQVEKQYIAAGYGIDRKPVMYNDFIVIGDQKYANLFKNKNLKQAFDLIRKDKIKFISRGDKSGTNNREILLWKQTGSIPDKEEWYIQSGQGMLATINIANEQDALTLTDRGTYIKYVSTLKNQKPLAILIEGENELKNFYSVIAVNPKKCKNVDYKNAQKFSTWIRSPKVQSLIENFKINGQILFTPDATSRKAH
- a CDS encoding ABC transporter ATP-binding protein encodes the protein MRESVYKIDMLKKNYDKKQVLSISNLEIYSGEIVGITGRNGSGKSTLLRAMAYLEYPNEGGVAYKGFLNPPLRLKREIALMFSEPTLLKRSVKENLIFGLKVRGRKYSQGEVFEVLELVGLEPSKFINRFYHELSSGESQRVALASRLIFSPKTLLLDEPTNSLDSDGLPRLNEAIKYAHQKFGSTIVIAAHDKSWLSQIISREIQLHFGRVIDPIASIFFSRHWHRDERGELFYDFGDGQILRLKNSSLIGKKVGAEIKVSWIKIFYNQIAEGYFGKIIAITQNKDEVILSVEIGIERMKTIISKEEYLKEKPYVYQDIWLKIGMEE